The stretch of DNA GCAGCTCCGCGAGTCGACAGGCGAGACCGTCCGGCTCGCTGCCCTCCTCGTCACGGCGGAGCAGACCGAGCACGTGCTCGCACTTCCACGAGTGCGTGTGGTTCTTCGGTGCCTCGGTTTCGTCCGCACCGTCCTGCTTGTTCTTGGCCCCGTTGTCATGCATGAGGTTGTAAATCGAGTCGTTCTCGAGCCATGCTTGGAATTTCTGGTTCCAAGCCCGGCTTTTCGTGCCGTTCCCAGTCATGTTCTCCCGGAAGCGTTTGGCGGAATGGTCGAGATCGACGCCGTGCTCCAGCGCGTAGATCCGGTGGGCTTCGGTCGGCTCCCAGCCGTCCGGCAGCGTCGTGCTGGGATGCTTCACCTGTTTCGATTCCATCTGCTGCGGGTCCCCTTGGGGGACTACAGGGGGTAGTAATGGTTTATCTAACGGTTTGGGTGCACGCCGATGCACCCCGTTCGTGCCTGTGCGTGCACCCCGTCGAATTTGACGAGGTGCATCAGCGTGCACTCCGCTAGTTGCACGCGGTGCACGCTGATGCATGTCGTTCTTCTCGTCCGAACCGTCGCCACGGGGTGCATCGGCGTGCACGTCGTCGGCCAGTGAATGTTCGATGGCATGCTCCTGCGCGACGGGCATGCCGCTCTTGCCGGTAGCCGGCATGTTGAGGTCCCACACCACCGGACGCCGGTCGGCGCGATAATGCAGCGTCAGCCTCTGATCGCCCCTGCGGATTACCCCTGAGCGCTCCATCTCGGCGATATGCCTCAGCACGCAGCGCCGTTTCAGGCGCACAAGGTCGCACAGGGTGTCGATGGCCGGATATGCACCCGTACCGTCCGGACCGGCGAACTCCGCGAGCGCCATCAGTATCAGGCGTTTGGTGGTGTCGCTGCCCACGGGAGCATGCCTGAGTGCCCAGCTCGATGCCTGGTAGCTCATGCTTCATCCTTGCCGTATTTGCCCACGAGCGCCTTGGTTTCGGCGTCGCTGATGGGGTAGCCGAGGGTTTCGAGGGTCTGGTAGTAGGGGGCGATGATGTCCTTGCGGCGGTCCTTGTCGTCCCATGCCTCCCAGTCGATGAGGCTTTCGGCGCGGGCGCAGAGCAGATGGAGGAGCCCGAGTTGTGGGTTCTTCTCCTGTTCCTGGCGCATGGCCTGCCAGTTGTCGGGTTCGATGAGGTGCCAAATGCCGGCCTTGCTGTCCTTCTTGGGGTGGGGGAGGATGTTGCCGGCGATCCGATTCCATGCCTCCACCGAGAGGTCGTCGATGTTGATGTCGCCGTGTCGGCTGTAGTTGTAGGAGCTGGTGCCCATCAGGTCGGCGAGCGCCAGGGCGGTG from Bifidobacterium sp. ESL0728 encodes:
- a CDS encoding helix-turn-helix domain-containing protein; protein product: MSYQASSWALRHAPVGSDTTKRLILMALAEFAGPDGTGAYPAIDTLCDLVRLKRRCVLRHIAEMERSGVIRRGDQRLTLHYRADRRPVVWDLNMPATGKSGMPVAQEHAIEHSLADDVHADAPRGDGSDEKNDMHQRAPRATSGVHADAPRQIRRGARTGTNGVHRRAPKPLDKPLLPPVVPQGDPQQMESKQVKHPSTTLPDGWEPTEAHRIYALEHGVDLDHSAKRFRENMTGNGTKSRAWNQKFQAWLENDSIYNLMHDNGAKNKQDGADETEAPKNHTHSWKCEHVLGLLRRDEEGSEPDGLACRLAELLNNGESGHEALKELGLPAGYEGLEEA